The Bacillus sp. Y1 genome has a window encoding:
- a CDS encoding beta-propeller domain-containing protein, translating to MKRKWVIGLSILLGLLLAAIVIYTKEARLAAKYGSGNELEGEMVNGTLPVIEDKAQLNKYFYQIIKEEKQNQKFFTAIKEDKASEESSMDNAASDTSSKASGQEVSSTNVQVQGIDEADIVKTDGEYIYQVVDGRVNIISAKSAGKMEHVASIQFQQTFSPSQLFLDKGQLLIIGYSYSYETNTAEKKVAADSLYAPMNEMTRALVYDVKDPAKPILEREISLEGYLSSARKIGSKVYLIANHFPQYWLLEDGDEVDLRPRYSDSVNKEEATSVSYDEIQYIPGSKEANYTTIAAFDLAEPSQEAKITTYLGSGGQLYMSKENLYLALTNWRSADEREEAFTPRTMIYQFGINQLEVTFQGSTEVVGTVLNQFSMDEHNGYFRIATTEGDSWDESKPSKNHLIVFDKNLKQVGALSDLAKGERIYSARFMGDRIYIVTFKETDPLFVIDASEPSNPTILGELKIPGFSNYLHPYDENHIIGFGYDTKLVTMEGDKEPRVLTEGVKLSLFDITDVSNPKEKFTEIIGGRGTYSPLNYDHKALLYKREHGLFAFPINVYESVKGNEYEQKFIFQGAYVYNVSLDKGFSLKSKISHMKGKELYEEWDNEIQRLVYIDKQLYALSHSKISSYSLENYQFISELELN from the coding sequence ATGAAAAGGAAATGGGTTATTGGACTTTCTATTCTACTTGGATTGTTATTGGCAGCGATTGTCATTTACACAAAAGAAGCACGTCTTGCAGCAAAGTATGGATCAGGAAATGAACTCGAGGGTGAGATGGTTAACGGTACTCTTCCCGTTATCGAAGATAAAGCGCAGTTAAACAAGTATTTTTATCAAATTATTAAAGAAGAAAAACAAAATCAAAAGTTTTTTACTGCTATAAAAGAAGATAAAGCTTCAGAGGAATCCTCCATGGATAATGCTGCTTCTGACACAAGTTCAAAAGCAAGTGGCCAAGAGGTCTCAAGTACAAATGTTCAAGTTCAAGGAATTGATGAAGCAGATATTGTTAAAACAGACGGTGAATATATATATCAAGTAGTAGATGGTAGGGTAAATATTATTTCTGCCAAATCAGCTGGAAAAATGGAGCATGTGGCGTCCATACAATTTCAACAGACATTTTCTCCTTCACAATTGTTCTTGGATAAGGGACAGTTATTAATAATCGGCTATAGTTATAGTTATGAGACTAATACAGCCGAAAAAAAAGTAGCGGCAGATAGTTTGTATGCACCTATGAATGAAATGACAAGGGCACTTGTTTACGATGTAAAGGATCCAGCAAAGCCAATTTTAGAAAGAGAAATATCGCTGGAAGGATATCTTTCAAGTGCTAGAAAGATAGGGAGTAAGGTTTATTTAATCGCGAATCACTTTCCACAATATTGGTTATTGGAAGATGGGGATGAAGTTGATTTACGTCCAAGATACTCAGATTCTGTAAATAAAGAGGAAGCAACCTCTGTATCTTATGATGAAATTCAATATATTCCTGGATCAAAGGAAGCAAATTATACCACTATTGCTGCTTTTGACCTTGCTGAACCTTCCCAGGAAGCGAAAATTACTACTTATTTGGGGAGTGGAGGTCAGTTGTATATGTCGAAAGAGAACCTCTACTTAGCCCTTACGAACTGGAGATCAGCAGATGAGCGAGAGGAAGCGTTCACACCAAGGACAATGATATATCAATTTGGGATTAATCAGTTAGAGGTTACTTTTCAAGGCAGTACAGAGGTGGTTGGTACAGTTCTAAATCAATTCTCCATGGATGAACATAATGGTTATTTCCGGATAGCAACAACCGAAGGAGATAGTTGGGATGAAAGCAAGCCTTCCAAAAATCACTTGATCGTATTTGATAAAAATTTAAAACAGGTCGGTGCGCTTTCTGATCTAGCAAAAGGTGAAAGAATCTACTCAGCAAGGTTTATGGGGGATCGCATATACATTGTAACTTTTAAAGAAACAGATCCTTTATTTGTCATTGATGCTTCAGAGCCAAGTAATCCAACGATTCTTGGAGAACTAAAAATACCAGGATTCAGTAATTATCTGCATCCTTACGACGAGAATCATATTATTGGTTTTGGTTACGATACAAAGCTAGTGACTATGGAGGGAGATAAGGAGCCTAGAGTATTAACAGAGGGTGTCAAACTTTCCTTATTTGATATAACCGATGTTAGCAATCCGAAAGAAAAGTTTACAGAGATAATAGGGGGAAGAGGGACGTATTCACCTTTAAACTATGATCATAAAGCTCTGCTATATAAAAGGGAACATGGCCTCTTTGCTTTTCCGATTAATGTATATGAAAGTGTAAAAGGAAATGAATACGAGCAAAAATTTATTTTCCAAGGTGCTTATGTATATAATGTAAGCCTCGATAAAGGTTTCTCCTTGAAGTCAAAGATCTCTCATATGAAGGGGAAAGAACTGTATGAAGAATGGGATAATGAAATTCAACGTCTGGTATATATTGATAAACAACTTTATGCCCTATCTCATTCGAAAATAAGTTCATACAGTTTAGAAAACTATCAATTCATTTCAGAATTAGAATTAAATTAA
- a CDS encoding YjcZ family sporulation protein, with amino-acid sequence MGESYNGGFNNGFALLVVLFILLIIVGASYFNY; translated from the coding sequence ATGGGCGAAAGCTATAACGGAGGATTTAACAACGGATTTGCTCTACTTGTTGTATTGTTTATCTTGTTGATCATTGTCGGTGCTTCTTATTTTAACTACTAA
- a CDS encoding AI-2E family transporter → MSLTNKKWFQAMIAIIFILIISLLVRENAFLFQPLIVLLQTIFLPFVVAGILFYLCRPLIFWLVKKKVPKWMAILSAYLAITLVLYGFIRLIGPIISDQLDLFINNVPSMVTSVVDGIKYIQENRDTFPEFIQEAIIDGSNQLETQIKNNTGNIANGIFSIFGFIGGFINTIFYLVLVPFILFYMLKDSNNFAPRVASFFKKDLQQDVLQILKETDRTISTYIQGQLIVSLCVGILLYIGYLIIGLDYSLVLALFAMLMNVIPFLGPFLAVIPALFVALFQDPIMLVYVAIITVIAQQVEGNVISPQVMGKSLNIHPLTIIVLILTAGNLMGLLGIIFVIPVYSIVKVLVTHVIKIYRLNNKDLAS, encoded by the coding sequence ATGTCATTAACAAATAAAAAATGGTTTCAGGCGATGATCGCTATTATCTTCATACTAATTATTTCTTTATTAGTTAGAGAAAATGCCTTCTTATTTCAACCTCTCATCGTATTGCTACAGACGATATTTTTGCCATTTGTAGTTGCAGGAATATTATTTTACCTATGCAGGCCTCTAATATTTTGGTTGGTGAAGAAAAAGGTTCCAAAATGGATGGCAATTCTTTCTGCGTATTTAGCTATTACACTAGTCCTTTATGGCTTCATACGGTTGATTGGACCAATCATCTCTGATCAATTAGACCTTTTTATCAACAATGTACCAAGCATGGTTACTTCGGTTGTTGACGGAATTAAATATATACAAGAAAATCGTGATACGTTTCCTGAATTTATTCAAGAGGCTATAATTGATGGAAGCAATCAGCTGGAGACACAAATTAAAAACAATACCGGTAATATTGCCAATGGAATTTTTTCTATCTTTGGATTTATTGGAGGATTTATTAATACCATCTTCTATTTGGTGCTAGTTCCATTTATCCTGTTTTATATGTTAAAGGATAGCAACAATTTTGCACCAAGAGTGGCAAGTTTCTTTAAAAAGGATTTACAACAAGATGTATTACAAATCTTAAAAGAAACAGATAGAACCATCTCTACATACATTCAAGGGCAATTGATCGTAAGCTTATGTGTTGGAATCTTACTATATATTGGATATTTAATTATTGGACTTGATTATTCATTAGTTTTAGCACTGTTTGCAATGTTAATGAACGTCATACCTTTTTTAGGACCATTTTTAGCTGTAATTCCTGCCCTTTTTGTTGCGTTATTTCAAGATCCCATCATGCTCGTCTATGTTGCCATCATAACAGTGATTGCTCAACAAGTAGAAGGCAATGTCATCTCGCCCCAAGTAATGGGGAAAAGCTTGAATATTCATCCTTTAACGATTATTGTTCTGATTTTAACCGCAGGAAATTTAATGGGGTTGTTGGGGATTATTTTTGTTATCCCGGTGTATTCAATAGTTAAAGTACTGGTTACACATGTAATTAAAATATATAGACTAAATAACAAAGACCTTGCTTCATAA
- the cdaS gene encoding sporulation-specific diadenylate cyclase CdaS, with protein sequence MYEQKRFQQDVKLMLSTIQEKTKSIQDTISEEDCCILSEFDLLLKLVSDAQTVASSYYLESYLSPYTTEYNQIAKAASKLSEKRHGALIVVERKQPLTEILHNGVIIGAKFSQTLLETIFYPGNPLHDGAVLIQNDFIHSAGNILPVSNQTFQSKKLGTRHRAALGLSELTDAIMIVVSEETGRITFAINGNLHVVKT encoded by the coding sequence TTGTATGAACAAAAAAGATTTCAACAGGATGTAAAGCTTATGTTGTCTACCATACAGGAGAAAACAAAATCAATTCAAGACACTATTTCTGAAGAAGATTGTTGTATTCTTTCTGAGTTCGACCTTTTACTTAAGCTGGTTTCTGACGCTCAAACTGTTGCATCCTCTTATTATTTAGAATCATACTTATCACCATATACAACGGAGTACAACCAAATTGCAAAGGCTGCATCCAAACTTTCAGAAAAAAGGCACGGAGCATTAATTGTTGTTGAAAGAAAGCAGCCATTAACAGAAATTCTACACAATGGAGTCATAATCGGTGCGAAATTCAGTCAAACTCTTCTAGAAACCATATTTTATCCTGGGAACCCATTGCATGATGGGGCTGTTCTAATTCAAAATGATTTTATTCACTCAGCAGGAAATATTTTACCTGTAAGTAATCAAACGTTTCAAAGTAAAAAGCTCGGCACTAGGCATAGAGCCGCATTGGGATTATCTGAGTTAACAGACGCAATAATGATTGTAGTTTCAGAGGAGACGGGTCGCATTACATTTGCCATTAATGGAAATTTACATGTAGTAAAAACATAA
- a CDS encoding MBL fold metallo-hydrolase yields MDARRNKITQDIFGYRTAIANIALVGGCGAEGNDWILIDAGVPFSGSYIKHFTEQVLGDGKKPIATVLTHAHFDHVGGLSYLLNEWQVPVYIHEQEQEYVTGKKDYPPPHPFIEKGLMALLSPLYPRKAINIQQYIRLLPTDGSIPEMPGWNWIHTPGHTEGHISLFREKDRVVIAGDALITVKQESALAVLTQKKEIHAPPAYFTQDWDQSFDSIKKIQNLNPTLIYTGHGKPMEGRELKKGLDLLIQRFEREMVGNEKYVH; encoded by the coding sequence TTGGATGCAAGAAGAAATAAGATAACGCAAGACATCTTCGGCTATCGTACAGCTATTGCAAATATAGCTCTAGTAGGTGGATGTGGAGCTGAGGGAAACGATTGGATTTTAATTGATGCAGGCGTCCCTTTCTCAGGAAGTTATATTAAACATTTTACTGAACAAGTATTAGGTGATGGTAAGAAACCAATTGCTACCGTCTTGACGCATGCTCATTTTGACCATGTTGGTGGTCTTTCCTACTTATTAAATGAATGGCAGGTACCTGTATATATTCATGAGCAGGAACAAGAGTATGTAACAGGTAAAAAAGATTATCCACCACCACATCCGTTCATAGAAAAAGGGCTTATGGCATTGTTATCACCTCTTTATCCAAGAAAAGCGATAAATATTCAGCAATATATACGGTTGCTTCCAACAGATGGTTCCATTCCGGAAATGCCTGGTTGGAACTGGATTCATACACCTGGACACACAGAAGGCCATATTTCATTGTTTCGTGAAAAGGACCGTGTCGTAATCGCGGGTGACGCACTGATTACCGTGAAGCAGGAGTCGGCATTAGCTGTTTTAACGCAAAAGAAAGAGATTCATGCTCCACCAGCATATTTTACTCAAGATTGGGATCAGTCTTTTGATTCGATAAAGAAAATACAGAACCTTAACCCTACGCTCATTTATACTGGCCATGGAAAGCCAATGGAGGGGAGAGAACTGAAAAAAGGACTGGATTTACTGATACAACGTTTCGAAAGAGAAATGGTGGGGAATGAAAAATATGTGCATTAA
- the trpA gene encoding tryptophan synthase subunit alpha, giving the protein MNRIEKAFHSLKENNRKAFVPYLMAGDGGLDQLMDQLIFLENCGATAIEIGIPFSDPVADGPAIQEAGIRALQSGTTLKEVLSAIQTIRPIVSTPLILMTYMNPIYAYGIGSFIHDAVKAGIDGCIIPDLPIEEEELIAPHLQDANIELIRLVTLTSPLERIEEIAKKGRGFLYAVTVTGITGARTEFNNSVSEYLKDIKSVSPIPVLAGFGISTPEQVVELGSYCDGVVVGSKIVQYFHEKKLTEIEHLVQASKTADVS; this is encoded by the coding sequence ATGAATCGCATTGAAAAGGCGTTCCATAGCCTAAAAGAGAACAATAGGAAGGCATTTGTGCCGTATCTGATGGCAGGGGACGGAGGATTAGATCAGTTAATGGACCAATTGATCTTTTTAGAAAATTGCGGAGCAACGGCAATAGAAATTGGAATTCCCTTTTCAGATCCAGTAGCAGATGGACCAGCTATTCAAGAAGCTGGGATTCGAGCATTACAATCGGGTACAACCTTAAAGGAAGTATTGTCAGCGATTCAAACCATACGTCCAATTGTATCAACCCCACTTATTTTAATGACTTATATGAACCCGATTTATGCTTACGGAATTGGTTCGTTTATTCATGACGCGGTTAAGGCTGGAATAGACGGCTGTATTATTCCTGACTTGCCTATTGAAGAGGAAGAATTAATTGCTCCTCACTTACAAGATGCAAATATTGAGTTAATACGTCTTGTTACATTAACAAGCCCACTTGAAAGAATAGAAGAAATCGCAAAGAAAGGTCGAGGTTTCTTATATGCGGTCACAGTTACAGGAATAACAGGTGCTCGTACAGAATTTAATAATAGTGTTTCCGAATACTTAAAGGATATAAAGAGCGTAAGTCCTATCCCAGTGCTTGCTGGATTTGGGATATCCACTCCTGAACAGGTGGTTGAATTAGGTTCTTACTGCGATGGAGTGGTTGTTGGTAGTAAAATTGTTCAATACTTCCATGAAAAAAAATTAACTGAAATTGAGCATTTAGTTCAAGCATCTAAAACTGCAGACGTATCATAA
- the trpB gene encoding tryptophan synthase subunit beta, which yields MTTYVMPDEKGHFGIYGGRFVPETLMQAVLELGKAYEEAKNDESFQQDLAYLLKEYVGRETPLYFAENLSKHAKGAKIYLKREDLNHTGAHKINNTVGQALLAVRMGKKKIVAETGAGQHGVATATVCALLNLECVIFMGEEDIKRQQLNVFRMELLGAKVVSVTSGSRTLKDACNEALRYWVSNVTDTHYILGSVMGPHPFPMMVRDFQSVIGKETKQQYNEKFDKNPEAIVACIGGGSNSMGMFYPFIEDSEVQLIGVEAAGHGVDTEQHAASLTKGKPGVLHGALMYLLQDDAGQIQEAHSISAGLDYPGVGPEHSYLKDIGRVQYESITDHEALEALKLLCRLEGIIPALESAHAVAYAIKHAKTMTENESIVVCLSGRGDKDVQTIQANMKEAL from the coding sequence ATGACGACATATGTAATGCCGGATGAAAAAGGCCATTTTGGTATATACGGTGGTAGATTTGTACCAGAAACGTTAATGCAAGCAGTTTTAGAGCTAGGCAAGGCTTATGAGGAAGCAAAAAATGATGAAAGCTTCCAACAGGATCTAGCCTACTTACTAAAAGAGTATGTAGGGAGAGAAACACCTTTATATTTTGCTGAAAATTTATCCAAGCATGCGAAAGGTGCAAAAATCTATTTAAAGAGAGAGGATTTAAACCATACAGGCGCTCATAAAATTAATAACACGGTCGGTCAAGCGCTGTTAGCAGTTAGAATGGGGAAAAAGAAAATTGTTGCTGAAACCGGTGCGGGTCAGCATGGGGTAGCTACTGCGACGGTTTGTGCTTTATTAAATCTGGAATGCGTTATATTTATGGGAGAGGAAGATATTAAAAGACAGCAACTGAATGTGTTTCGAATGGAGTTACTAGGTGCAAAGGTTGTATCTGTTACCTCTGGAAGCCGAACGCTGAAGGATGCATGTAACGAAGCACTGCGCTATTGGGTTTCAAATGTGACAGATACTCATTATATTTTAGGATCTGTAATGGGACCACACCCTTTTCCGATGATGGTAAGAGATTTTCAAAGTGTGATCGGAAAGGAAACGAAGCAGCAATATAATGAGAAATTTGATAAAAACCCAGAAGCAATTGTAGCTTGTATTGGTGGTGGGAGCAACTCGATGGGGATGTTTTATCCATTTATTGAGGATAGTGAAGTACAGCTAATAGGTGTAGAAGCTGCTGGTCATGGTGTAGATACGGAGCAGCACGCAGCTTCACTAACAAAAGGAAAACCAGGAGTATTACACGGTGCTCTTATGTATTTGTTACAGGATGATGCTGGGCAAATTCAAGAGGCTCATTCCATTTCTGCTGGTTTAGATTATCCTGGAGTTGGGCCAGAACATAGTTACTTAAAAGATATCGGAAGAGTACAGTACGAAAGCATTACTGATCATGAAGCATTAGAAGCATTAAAATTGTTGTGTAGGCTTGAAGGAATTATTCCTGCTCTTGAAAGCGCACATGCAGTAGCATATGCCATAAAACATGCGAAAACAATGACAGAAAATGAGTCCATTGTTGTCTGTCTTTCAGGTCGTGGAGATAAAGATGTACAAACTATTCAAGCAAATATGAAGGAGGCATTGTAA
- a CDS encoding phosphoribosylanthranilate isomerase, whose translation MKVKICGITDIHAAKVAVEAGADAIGFVFAESKRKVTIEQAKTIIDTLPAHVLKVGVFVNENVDTIQDIVEKTGLTVVQLHGDENPDVCKKFSVPVIKALGVSSKKDCEKIQEYPCEYILLDSPKGKYRGGNGETFPWEVVDSMAIKGKKLIVAGGLNFNNVSLAIQSLQPYMVDVSSGVETNGKKDDEKMIHFLKEAKMGTGEICK comes from the coding sequence TTGAAAGTAAAAATATGTGGAATTACCGACATACATGCAGCAAAGGTTGCTGTAGAAGCAGGAGCAGATGCAATTGGTTTTGTTTTTGCAGAAAGCAAACGAAAGGTAACGATTGAACAAGCAAAAACCATTATTGACACCCTTCCAGCTCATGTATTAAAAGTTGGTGTGTTTGTAAATGAGAATGTAGATACCATCCAAGATATAGTTGAAAAAACAGGATTAACAGTGGTTCAGCTTCATGGAGATGAAAATCCTGATGTTTGTAAAAAATTTTCAGTACCAGTGATCAAGGCATTAGGTGTATCATCAAAGAAGGATTGTGAGAAAATTCAGGAATATCCATGTGAATATATTCTTTTAGATAGTCCTAAAGGAAAATACCGAGGTGGTAACGGGGAGACGTTTCCATGGGAGGTTGTGGACTCAATGGCTATAAAAGGGAAGAAGCTTATCGTAGCAGGTGGGCTTAATTTCAATAATGTCTCGTTAGCTATTCAGTCACTTCAGCCATATATGGTTGATGTTAGTAGTGGAGTGGAGACGAACGGCAAAAAGGATGATGAGAAAATGATTCATTTTCTTAAGGAAGCGAAAATGGGAACAGGGGAGATTTGTAAATGA
- the trpC gene encoding indole-3-glycerol phosphate synthase TrpC produces METILDRIIAEKQKEVLILKEQPVLKEVDRKHVSFIQKLQQAEEVKIIAEFKRASPSKGPINLECDPSEQTLQYVQAGADAVSVLTDRTFFKGDFRDLEEVRKTITAPILCKDFIIDPIQIDYAKHAGANLILLIAAVLDLETLHSLYHYATSKGLEVLMEVHNEAELEKVLTTENVLIGVNNRNLKTFEVDLATTERLAPKIIQSNRYLISESGIATTEDVRRVVEAGASGILVGETFMRHEKPEEALRSMKLPLRRVASN; encoded by the coding sequence ATGGAGACGATTCTTGACAGGATTATTGCTGAGAAACAGAAGGAAGTACTTATTTTAAAAGAACAACCAGTGCTAAAGGAAGTTGACAGGAAGCATGTGTCTTTTATTCAAAAGTTACAACAAGCGGAAGAAGTGAAAATTATTGCAGAGTTCAAAAGAGCATCTCCCTCCAAAGGACCAATTAATTTAGAATGTGATCCGTCTGAACAGACCCTACAATATGTTCAAGCAGGTGCCGATGCAGTAAGTGTTTTGACAGATCGTACTTTCTTTAAAGGAGATTTCCGAGACTTGGAAGAAGTGAGAAAGACGATCACGGCACCTATTCTTTGCAAAGATTTTATTATTGATCCTATTCAAATTGATTACGCAAAGCATGCGGGTGCTAATCTAATTTTGTTAATAGCTGCTGTGTTAGATTTAGAGACTTTGCATTCGTTATATCATTACGCCACCAGCAAAGGTCTTGAGGTACTCATGGAGGTACACAATGAGGCAGAATTAGAAAAAGTGTTAACTACTGAAAACGTCTTAATTGGTGTAAACAATCGGAACTTAAAAACATTTGAAGTCGATTTAGCAACAACAGAAAGATTAGCACCTAAAATTATTCAATCTAATAGATACTTAATAAGTGAGAGTGGTATCGCTACTACAGAGGATGTAAGAAGAGTGGTTGAGGCTGGTGCTTCAGGTATTTTAGTAGGTGAAACGTTTATGAGGCATGAAAAGCCGGAAGAAGCATTACGGTCGATGAAGCTTCCGTTAAGAAGGGTGGCTTCTAATTGA
- the trpD gene encoding anthranilate phosphoribosyltransferase: protein MREYLQKLSENKSLSQIEMKDAVRKIFSDEVTDSEIAAFLIGLKTKGETVEEIAGLVQAVREKSLTFTKKVENVMDNCGTGGDGSKSFNVSTTSAFVIAGAGIPVAKHGNRSISSKTGSADVLEYLGINLTLTPEEAEECLEDVGISFLFAPHVHPKIKNIMKVRRELKIPTIFNLIGPLTNPMELDYQLLGIYRRDLLQTFGEVLHTLGRKRAVVINGAGFMDEASLQGENHLIIVDNGSISEKIIAPEEVGLSSYPNEAIIGGNAMRNGEILLSVLNGEKGACRDTVLFNAGIGIYASGKANSIVEGIAKAKESIDSGSAKQKLESLIAKGKKFKKEGVV from the coding sequence ATGAGAGAGTATCTACAAAAACTGTCTGAAAACAAGTCATTGTCGCAAATAGAGATGAAAGATGCAGTAAGGAAAATTTTTTCCGACGAAGTAACTGATAGTGAAATTGCTGCATTTCTTATCGGATTGAAGACAAAGGGAGAAACGGTGGAGGAAATTGCTGGTTTAGTTCAGGCAGTTCGTGAAAAATCACTCACCTTTACCAAAAAAGTGGAGAATGTAATGGATAATTGTGGCACAGGTGGAGATGGTTCGAAAAGCTTCAATGTAAGCACTACCTCTGCATTTGTTATTGCTGGCGCTGGTATTCCAGTTGCAAAGCATGGAAACAGAAGTATCTCTAGTAAAACAGGAAGTGCTGATGTTCTTGAGTATTTAGGTATTAATTTAACCTTAACCCCTGAAGAAGCAGAAGAATGTTTAGAAGATGTTGGGATTAGCTTTTTATTTGCTCCACACGTACATCCGAAAATCAAAAACATTATGAAAGTGAGAAGAGAGTTAAAAATACCAACGATATTTAACTTAATTGGACCATTAACAAATCCAATGGAACTTGATTATCAATTACTAGGAATATATAGAAGAGATTTGCTTCAGACCTTTGGTGAGGTTCTTCATACCCTAGGAAGAAAAAGGGCTGTTGTAATTAACGGTGCAGGATTTATGGATGAAGCATCGTTACAAGGGGAAAATCATTTAATCATTGTTGATAACGGTTCGATTTCAGAAAAGATAATTGCCCCTGAAGAGGTTGGTTTATCTTCATACCCTAACGAAGCAATTATCGGTGGAAATGCCATGAGAAATGGGGAAATTTTATTATCTGTTCTGAATGGAGAAAAAGGAGCCTGCCGAGATACCGTGTTGTTCAATGCAGGGATTGGGATTTATGCAAGTGGAAAAGCGAATTCCATTGTAGAAGGGATCGCAAAAGCAAAAGAGAGTATTGATAGCGGTTCGGCGAAACAGAAGCTTGAAAGTCTAATTGCAAAAGGGAAAAAATTCAAAAAGGAAGGAGTCGTGTAA
- a CDS encoding anthranilate synthase component II has translation MILLIDNYDSFTFNLYQYLGELGEQIVVKRNDSLTVEDIIELSPKAIVISPGPGRPEQAGICIEVIQQLYTKIPILGICLGHQAIGHAFGATVSKAKEIMHGKISKISHEKTELFKEFEEPLEVMRYHSLVIEKGTLPNTIQVLATSIDDGEIMAIKHKEAPLYGFQFHPESVGTESGKNLIQAFLTSIGEEFLNERVSTKTV, from the coding sequence ATGATTTTACTAATTGATAATTATGATTCCTTTACCTTCAATCTATATCAATATTTAGGAGAACTGGGAGAACAAATAGTAGTAAAAAGAAATGATAGTCTCACAGTGGAAGACATTATTGAGCTATCCCCAAAAGCAATTGTGATTTCTCCAGGACCAGGACGCCCTGAACAAGCTGGGATATGTATTGAAGTCATTCAACAGTTATACACAAAGATCCCAATCCTTGGCATATGTTTAGGACATCAGGCAATTGGTCATGCCTTTGGCGCGACGGTCTCAAAAGCGAAAGAAATTATGCACGGGAAAATTTCGAAGATTTCTCATGAGAAGACAGAGCTTTTTAAAGAATTTGAAGAACCTTTGGAGGTAATGAGATATCATTCCCTTGTTATTGAAAAAGGGACACTTCCAAACACGATACAAGTACTTGCTACTTCCATTGATGATGGCGAGATTATGGCGATTAAACACAAAGAGGCACCTTTATATGGGTTTCAATTTCATCCCGAATCAGTAGGGACAGAAAGTGGAAAAAACCTAATTCAAGCATTCCTAACATCAATTGGAGAGGAGTTTCTAAATGAGAGAGTATCTACAAAAACTGTCTGA